A single genomic interval of Octopus bimaculoides isolate UCB-OBI-ISO-001 chromosome 10, ASM119413v2, whole genome shotgun sequence harbors:
- the LOC106871335 gene encoding MOB-like protein phocein, translated as MKMADTPAVVRRNRPGTKYEKWCHWPDESFDEMESTLAVQQFIQQSIRKDVTNIDAILTPPEGQEEGVWKYEHLRQFCMELNGLAVKLQNECNPDSCTQMTATEQWIFLCAAHKTPKECPAIDYTRHTLDGAACLLNSTKYFPSRVSIKESSVAKLGSVCRRVYRIFSHAYFHHRMLFDKFENETNLCRRFTTFVTKYNLMPKDSLIVPILEDQASLNGESEA; from the exons AAATGGTGCCATTGGCCTGATGAATCCTTTGATGAAATGGAGAGTACTCTTGCAGTTCAACAG TTTATCCAACAATCTATACGTAAAGATGTAACAAACATAGATGCCATCCTCACTCCCCCTGAAGGTCAAGAAGAAGGTGTGTGGAAATATGAGCatctaag GCAGTTCTGTATGGAGCTCAATGGACTTGCTGTTAAGCTGCAG AATGAATGTAATCCAGATAGCTGTACCCAGATGACTGCCACAGAACAATGGATCTTCCTGTGTGCTGCACATAAGACCCCAAAAGAG TGTCCTGCTATTGATTACACAAGACATACATTAGATGGAGCTGCTTGTCTATTAAATAGCACTAAGTATTTTCCAAGCCG ggTCAGTATAAAAGAGTCATCTGTAGCCAAGCTCGGGTCTGTTTGTAGAAGGGTCTATCGAATATTTTCTCACGCTTATTTTCATCACAGAATGCTGTTTGACAAATTTGAg aatGAGACTAATCTTTGTAGACGGTTTACCACATTTGTTACCAAATATAATTTGATGCCGAAGGACAGTCTGATAGTACCAATTCTGGAAGACCAGGCATCTCTGAATGGAGAGAGTGAAGCTtga